Part of the Imperialibacter roseus genome, ATCTTTCAGTCATTTTAAGCTACCGGAAGGAACTGTAACTGTAACCGGTATAGTCGGGGACTGGGGCCGGATTTTACCGCAAGATCTCCAGGATATTCTTAGGTAACTTTCGAAAACCACTCTCAAAATAGGGTGGTTTTTTTCTGGAATTCGATAATTAAACTCAAAACGCATGAAAGCAGCTGTACTCAATCAGGCGTCATATCAGCTGGAGGTGGCCGAAATGGAAACCCCCGCACCCGCCAAAGGCGAAGTGCTGGTTAAACTAAAAACGGCATCAATCAATCATCATGAACTTTGGTCGATGCGGGAGCAGAGCATCGTTAGCCAGTCCCCAGTCATTATGGGATCGGATGGAGCTGGGGAAATAACGGAAGTCGGGCCTGGTGTGGCGAGCACATGGATAGGTAAAGCGGTAATGATCAATCCCTCGTTGAACTGGGGGAGTAATCCACGAGTGCAGGGGCCCGATTATCAAATTCTCGGTTTCCCCCGAAACGGAACATTCGCCGAGTATATCAGTATACCCGTTGAGTACGTTTATGAAAAACCTTCGCATCTGGACTTCGACGAGGCGTCAGCCATACCGCTGGCAGGGCTTACTGCTTACCGGGCCCTTTTTATTAGAGGGGAACTCGAAACAGGAAGCAACGTGTTGGTCACGGGAGTAGGTGGCGGAGCCGCTCTGTTTGCCTTGCAATTCGCCATTGCAGCTGGTGCCAACGCCTATGTTACCTCAGGCAGCGAGGAGAAAATTCAAATGGCCGTCAGTCTTGGGGCCAAAGCTGGTGTCAACTACAAGGAACCTGGATGGGACAAAAAGCTGCTGGCATTGGTCGGAGGATTTGATATTATCATCGATAGTGCGGCCGGAACAGGCTT contains:
- a CDS encoding zinc-binding dehydrogenase produces the protein MKAAVLNQASYQLEVAEMETPAPAKGEVLVKLKTASINHHELWSMREQSIVSQSPVIMGSDGAGEITEVGPGVASTWIGKAVMINPSLNWGSNPRVQGPDYQILGFPRNGTFAEYISIPVEYVYEKPSHLDFDEASAIPLAGLTAYRALFIRGELETGSNVLVTGVGGGAALFALQFAIAAGANAYVTSGSEEKIQMAVSLGAKAGVNYKEPGWDKKLLALVGGFDIIIDSAAGTGFAALTEIANPGARIVLFGRTAGKITQLNPSTIFWKQLSIHGSSMGNDEEFRAMIDFFGVYKLHPVVDSLFGLEDINKAFERMELGQQLGKMIITL